Proteins from one Parvibaculum lavamentivorans DS-1 genomic window:
- a CDS encoding ferritin-like domain-containing protein, which translates to MSRHWTLDDIRWQDFDPSKVDPDILRAVKAAAMVEFNAPDYVTYLCNVFSDRPDVKEAIHKWGGEEVQHGQALARWAELADPGFSFEEAFRRFREGYSIPTDAIESVRGSRGGELIARCVVESGTSSYYTAIKDATDEPVLKQIAANIAADEFRHYKLFYDQFNDLGETPPSILDRIRVALGRVSEADDDELACAYYAANTPADGSVPYERELFAMAYEKRALGLYRRQHVERLISMVGKAAGLKPHGALMRAVSSLAWRYWRFRNWKLARAAV; encoded by the coding sequence ATGAGCCGTCACTGGACGCTTGACGACATCAGATGGCAGGATTTCGACCCCTCGAAGGTCGATCCGGACATTCTGCGTGCCGTGAAGGCGGCCGCGATGGTCGAGTTCAATGCCCCCGACTACGTCACCTATCTCTGCAACGTCTTTTCGGATCGTCCGGACGTCAAGGAAGCGATCCATAAATGGGGCGGGGAAGAAGTGCAGCACGGGCAGGCGCTTGCGCGCTGGGCGGAGCTGGCCGATCCGGGCTTCAGCTTCGAGGAGGCATTCAGGCGTTTCCGCGAAGGCTATTCCATTCCGACCGACGCCATTGAAAGCGTGCGTGGCAGCCGCGGCGGTGAGCTGATCGCGCGTTGCGTGGTCGAAAGCGGCACCTCCTCCTATTACACCGCCATCAAGGATGCGACCGACGAGCCGGTGCTGAAGCAGATCGCGGCGAACATCGCGGCGGATGAGTTCCGCCACTACAAGCTCTTCTACGATCAGTTCAACGATCTCGGCGAAACGCCGCCCTCGATCCTCGACCGTATCCGCGTCGCGCTTGGCCGCGTCTCGGAAGCCGATGACGACGAACTTGCCTGCGCCTATTACGCGGCCAATACGCCGGCAGATGGCAGCGTGCCCTATGAGCGCGAACTCTTCGCCATGGCTTACGAGAAGCGCGCCCTCGGTCTCTATCGCCGTCAGCATGTCGAACGGCTGATCTCGATGGTTGGCAAGGCGGCGGGCCTCAAGCCGCATGGCGCGTTGATGCGCGCGGTCTCCTCGCTTGCCTGGCGCTATTGGCGCTTCCGCAACTGGAAGCTCGCCCGCGCTGCCGTTTGA
- a CDS encoding peptidoglycan DD-metalloendopeptidase family protein, with product MRRIAPILATMLAAFIAIDDDARNMTAKLLRGSYALAAGEEAPLPLPRPPFLAVADLHECLRGESPSISGNAFADYCADLASFIEPQTLSAEALAATGAAETREEKKGPRGKKNDSGDEQEEEVMTGEAAPAELLLAAAPASKPVADLQTEPRCMIDASGAASTRIDGVWVKSLPKYVGGSRDTAAGGEASRVVSVPSGCEVGSPSDATVLYAGSFKGYLGVVILQTGDKGRITVAGLGGIAVARGDTIKRGAVLGSTSSAAAPALAGASEAGEATLLYVGDIEDVGEVAAASSAS from the coding sequence ATGCGCCGCATAGCTCCGATACTCGCCACCATGCTCGCCGCCTTCATCGCGATTGACGATGACGCACGCAACATGACCGCGAAGCTTCTGCGCGGCAGCTATGCGCTTGCGGCCGGAGAGGAAGCGCCATTGCCGCTTCCGCGCCCGCCCTTTCTTGCCGTTGCCGATCTTCACGAATGCCTGCGCGGCGAAAGCCCTTCCATCAGCGGCAACGCCTTTGCGGATTACTGCGCCGACCTTGCAAGCTTCATCGAACCGCAGACGCTGAGCGCAGAGGCGCTCGCCGCCACCGGGGCGGCGGAAACGCGGGAGGAAAAGAAGGGACCGCGCGGAAAGAAGAATGACAGCGGCGACGAGCAGGAAGAGGAAGTGATGACAGGCGAGGCGGCGCCTGCTGAACTGCTGCTTGCCGCCGCACCCGCGAGCAAACCTGTCGCGGATCTTCAGACGGAGCCGCGCTGCATGATCGACGCGAGCGGCGCGGCCAGCACACGCATAGACGGCGTCTGGGTGAAATCATTGCCGAAATATGTCGGCGGCTCGCGCGACACAGCCGCCGGCGGCGAGGCGAGCCGCGTCGTGTCCGTACCCTCCGGCTGCGAAGTCGGAAGCCCAAGCGATGCGACGGTTCTTTATGCCGGGAGCTTCAAGGGCTATCTCGGCGTCGTCATCCTGCAGACGGGCGACAAGGGACGGATAACGGTGGCGGGACTTGGCGGCATCGCCGTTGCGCGTGGCGACACCATCAAGCGCGGCGCGGTGCTCGGCTCGACATCAAGCGCCGCTGCACCGGCGCTTGCAGGCGCAAGCGAGGCCGGCGAGGCGACATTGCTTTATGTCGGCGATATTGAGGATGTCGGAGAGGTGGCGGCGGCAAGCTCCGCCTCCTGA